The following proteins are co-located in the Trichormus variabilis 0441 genome:
- a CDS encoding PEP-CTERM sorting domain-containing protein has protein sequence MKSLLLGLIAALAFAPNAYAANIVYSESSQGDFSGNNLNPTKLNLSQGSNIIIGSTTGNPNLDQDFFSITIPSGYAIKKIILAGYKGLDDDLINQGFLAVQAGSLIENGTITGNNPQLLGAATIGAEPGKQVGDNILDDLAKADSIRGFSFVGFPSGVLTQGNYTFWIQETRNGIEEYQLDFVLTQTPEPSTMLGLGMVMGIGMLLNRKRLLHYR, from the coding sequence ATGAAAAGCTTATTGTTAGGGTTAATAGCTGCATTGGCATTTGCTCCCAACGCATACGCAGCAAACATTGTATATAGCGAAAGCTCCCAGGGTGACTTCTCTGGCAATAACTTGAACCCGACAAAACTCAACCTCTCCCAGGGTTCCAATATCATCATTGGCTCTACAACAGGTAACCCCAATCTTGACCAAGATTTCTTTTCCATCACGATTCCCTCTGGTTATGCAATCAAAAAAATTATTTTGGCTGGCTATAAGGGACTAGATGACGACCTGATCAATCAAGGATTTTTAGCGGTACAAGCAGGTTCCCTGATTGAAAATGGCACCATTACTGGTAACAATCCTCAATTACTTGGTGCAGCCACGATTGGTGCAGAACCAGGAAAACAAGTTGGTGATAATATCTTAGACGATTTGGCTAAAGCGGATTCCATCCGGGGTTTTTCATTTGTCGGTTTCCCTAGTGGTGTACTCACACAGGGAAATTACACCTTTTGGATTCAGGAAACTAGGAACGGTATAGAAGAATATCAGTTAGATTTTGTACTTACCCAAACTCCCGAACCTTCCACTATGTTAGGTCTAGGTATGGTAATGGGTATTGGTATGTTGTTGAACCGGAAGCGACTACTCCACTACAGGTAA
- a CDS encoding serine hydrolase, whose amino-acid sequence MVFFQKDEQLENLGNGILEATWTAFPTLARNQIAVTWIVYDPPVPVNTGGALTPDAFWNHPVRGFSYRGVERIYPASVVKLFYLVAANEWLEKGMTQPAKELERALRDMIVDSSNDATSLVVDILTGTTSGPELPPGPYDTWKYQRHIINRYYQSLGWEDMQTINVCQKTWGDGPYGRERAFYGEMFENRNMLTTNAIARLLHSIVGGVAVSSGRSQAMMALLKRSLNPNDLPQDVEEDQITGFLGGGLPQNAQIWSKAGWTSQVRHDAAYIELPEHRPYLLVVFTEGKAQANSREILPFVSQLMAQAVSSL is encoded by the coding sequence ATGGTTTTTTTTCAAAAAGACGAACAACTAGAAAATCTGGGTAACGGTATTTTAGAAGCTACTTGGACGGCATTTCCGACTTTAGCCCGTAACCAAATTGCTGTAACTTGGATTGTCTATGATCCGCCAGTACCAGTAAATACTGGTGGCGCGTTAACTCCCGATGCTTTTTGGAATCATCCAGTCCGGGGTTTTAGCTATCGTGGCGTGGAACGGATTTATCCAGCGAGTGTAGTTAAATTGTTCTACTTGGTAGCAGCCAACGAATGGCTAGAGAAAGGCATGACCCAACCCGCTAAGGAGTTGGAGAGGGCTTTGCGCGATATGATTGTTGATTCTAGCAATGATGCTACCAGCTTAGTAGTAGATATTTTGACCGGCACAACTTCCGGGCCAGAACTACCACCAGGCCCCTATGATACTTGGAAATATCAGCGTCATATTATTAATCGCTATTACCAGTCTTTGGGTTGGGAAGATATGCAGACAATTAACGTCTGTCAAAAAACCTGGGGTGATGGTCCCTATGGACGGGAGAGGGCATTTTATGGGGAAATGTTTGAAAATCGCAATATGCTGACCACAAATGCGATCGCGCGTTTGCTACATAGTATCGTGGGTGGTGTGGCTGTTTCTAGTGGGCGATCGCAAGCCATGATGGCTTTACTCAAACGCAGTCTCAACCCCAATGATTTACCTCAAGATGTGGAAGAAGACCAAATCACAGGTTTTTTAGGTGGCGGGTTACCCCAAAACGCACAAATTTGGTCAAAAGCCGGTTGGACAAGTCAAGTCCGTCATGACGCAGCCTATATTGAGTTACCGGAACATCGCCCCTATTTATTAGTAGTCTTCACAGAAGGTAAAGCCCAAGCCAACAGCCGGGAGATTTTGCCTTTTGTATCCCAACTAATGGCTCAAGCCGTGAGTAGTCTATAA
- a CDS encoding C40 family peptidase has protein sequence MLSNLESSIQSPKSGEYQCLAALNLYDSPECTSLATQAAVGRHLQVTSNQQGAAVEVCLCEDDYPGWLSLGDLGLLKPATVLYQAKSFSESEIKKLLPGAIAFTQKAMQQSNYYLWGGTVGPNYDCSGLMQAAFVSVGIWLPRDAYQQEAFTQAITIDELAPGDLVFFGTPVKATHVGLYLGDGCYIHSSGKAQGRDGIGIDILSEQGDVVSRSYYQQLRGAGRVVKSYKPQRH, from the coding sequence ATGCTCTCTAATTTAGAATCGTCCATCCAAAGCCCCAAATCGGGAGAATACCAATGTCTTGCTGCGTTGAATTTATATGATTCTCCTGAATGTACCAGCTTGGCAACTCAGGCCGCAGTTGGGCGACATTTGCAGGTAACATCAAATCAGCAAGGTGCGGCAGTTGAGGTGTGTTTATGTGAGGATGACTACCCAGGGTGGCTATCCCTTGGAGACTTGGGTTTATTAAAACCTGCTACTGTACTTTATCAGGCTAAATCATTTTCGGAATCGGAAATTAAAAAACTGCTACCAGGGGCGATCGCTTTTACCCAAAAAGCCATGCAGCAATCGAATTACTATCTTTGGGGCGGTACGGTCGGGCCGAATTATGATTGTTCTGGTTTAATGCAGGCGGCGTTTGTATCTGTGGGGATTTGGCTACCCAGAGACGCTTATCAACAAGAGGCTTTTACCCAAGCAATTACTATTGATGAATTAGCACCGGGTGACCTAGTATTTTTTGGCACTCCTGTAAAAGCTACTCATGTAGGGCTGTATTTAGGAGATGGTTGTTATATCCATAGTTCTGGTAAAGCACAAGGACGCGATGGTATTGGCATTGATATCCTCTCGGAACAGGGAGATGTGGTAAGTCGGTCATATTACCAGCAACTACGGGGTGCCGGCAGAGTTGTTAAGAGTTACAAACCACAAAGACACTAA
- a CDS encoding glycosyltransferase family 2 protein, whose protein sequence is MRNGVILARVNEGNESISAIIPNVSVVVPVHDEVESLPLLLEAIGSTLSTSGLSYEIICVDDGSTDGSDAFLKEQARLRPDLKAVILRRNYGQTAAMAAGFNYALGEAIVTLDADLQNDPEDIPILLAKLGEGYDLVSGWRHQRQDAAISRLLPSKIANWLIGKITGVKLHDYGCSLKAYRSEVVADMNLYGELHRFLPALAYIEGARITEIPVRHHARRFGRSKYGIWRTFRVLMDLLTISFMKKFLTRPMHVFGLLGLISMILGTGIGIYLTFVKLALGEMIGNRPLLILAVLLLVTGVQLFCFGLLAELLMRTYHESQGRPIYRVREVVAKNGN, encoded by the coding sequence ATGAGGAATGGAGTAATTTTGGCCAGGGTGAACGAAGGAAATGAAAGTATTTCCGCCATTATTCCTAATGTTTCCGTGGTGGTTCCAGTGCATGACGAAGTGGAAAGTCTGCCTTTATTATTGGAAGCGATCGGATCTACTTTATCTACTAGTGGGTTAAGTTATGAAATTATTTGTGTGGATGATGGCTCAACCGATGGTTCAGACGCATTTCTCAAAGAACAAGCGCGCCTCCGTCCCGACTTAAAAGCAGTGATTTTGCGGCGCAATTACGGTCAAACTGCGGCAATGGCAGCTGGATTTAACTATGCTTTAGGTGAGGCGATCGTCACCTTAGATGCTGATTTGCAAAACGATCCAGAAGATATCCCGATTTTGTTGGCAAAGTTAGGGGAAGGTTATGACTTGGTTAGTGGTTGGCGACATCAACGCCAGGATGCAGCTATCTCCCGGTTACTTCCTTCTAAAATTGCTAACTGGTTGATTGGCAAAATCACCGGCGTAAAACTGCACGATTATGGCTGTTCTCTGAAAGCTTATCGCTCCGAAGTAGTGGCAGATATGAATCTGTATGGGGAACTGCACCGCTTCTTACCAGCTTTGGCTTACATCGAAGGGGCAAGAATTACAGAAATTCCTGTACGACATCATGCCCGACGCTTTGGCCGCAGTAAATACGGCATTTGGCGGACGTTTCGCGTCCTCATGGATTTGTTAACTATCTCTTTCATGAAGAAGTTCCTCACGCGCCCAATGCACGTTTTTGGCCTGTTAGGATTAATCTCCATGATTTTAGGTACAGGTATAGGCATCTACTTAACTTTCGTCAAGTTGGCTTTAGGTGAAATGATTGGCAATCGCCCTTTGTTGATTTTGGCGGTACTATTACTGGTAACGGGGGTACAGTTATTCTGCTTTGGTCTTTTGGCGGAGTTACTGATGCGTACATACCACGAATCCCAAGGCCGGCCAATTTATCGTGTGAGAGAAGTTGTAGCAAAAAATGGCAACTAA
- a CDS encoding MFS transporter, giving the protein MKAFNTFDASLRLNLLILFTAGLLFWSSTATFLPTLPLYIEDVGGSKQEIGIVMGGFAIGLLVFRPMLGRMADQNGRKLLLLIGTIVATIAPFGYLAFKSIPLLMLVRVFHGISIAAFTTGYSALIADLAPIAIRGEIISYMSLTAPIGLAIGPALGGYLQASIGYPILFLIASELAFVGLLGTIQVSNPPVPQGRQATEKDSNFWQLLSSPRVRVPTLVMLLIGIAIGAVHIFLPLFIKSTGVEFNAGLFFTIAAIGSFSLRVFAGKASDRFGRGLFITFGIMAYMLSSFLLWQANSAISFAIAAIAEGCGGGTMISMITTMMADRSLPQERGRIFSICIAGLDLGIAIAAPILGFIAEATGYRSMFAYTTALTFLALLIFLTRSSKNLSNSLRFALGRGQDVYSLHNSN; this is encoded by the coding sequence TTGAAAGCTTTTAATACATTTGACGCAAGCTTGCGGCTTAACCTGCTGATTCTATTTACGGCAGGTTTATTGTTCTGGTCGAGTACTGCTACTTTCTTGCCCACTCTGCCCTTATATATTGAGGATGTGGGAGGAAGCAAGCAAGAAATTGGCATTGTGATGGGTGGTTTTGCTATTGGGTTGTTAGTATTTCGCCCAATGCTGGGACGAATGGCGGATCAAAACGGTCGGAAGTTACTGTTATTAATTGGGACAATAGTGGCAACAATTGCCCCCTTTGGCTATTTGGCATTTAAATCAATTCCTTTATTGATGCTGGTGCGCGTCTTTCATGGCATTAGCATTGCTGCTTTTACCACTGGTTACAGTGCTTTAATAGCAGATTTAGCCCCTATAGCCATTCGTGGTGAAATCATCAGTTACATGAGTCTCACTGCTCCCATTGGCTTGGCAATTGGCCCGGCTTTAGGGGGTTATCTACAAGCTTCAATTGGTTATCCAATTTTATTTTTAATAGCATCCGAATTGGCTTTTGTGGGGTTATTGGGAACGATTCAAGTTTCTAATCCACCTGTACCACAAGGTCGCCAAGCAACAGAAAAGGATAGTAATTTCTGGCAACTTTTAAGTAGCCCACGGGTGAGAGTGCCAACTTTGGTGATGTTGCTCATTGGTATAGCTATCGGTGCTGTGCATATTTTTTTACCACTGTTTATTAAATCAACAGGGGTGGAATTTAACGCCGGACTATTTTTTACGATCGCGGCCATTGGTAGTTTCAGTTTACGGGTATTTGCAGGGAAAGCTAGCGATCGCTTCGGTCGGGGTTTGTTTATTACTTTCGGTATCATGGCTTATATGTTGTCATCTTTCTTGTTATGGCAAGCCAACAGTGCCATTAGTTTCGCTATTGCAGCGATCGCTGAAGGTTGTGGCGGCGGAACAATGATTTCGATGATTACGACGATGATGGCAGACCGCTCGCTACCACAAGAGCGAGGACGAATTTTCTCTATTTGTATCGCTGGATTGGATTTAGGAATTGCGATCGCTGCCCCTATTTTAGGTTTTATTGCTGAAGCGACTGGCTATCGCAGTATGTTTGCCTATACAACTGCTTTAACTTTCCTAGCCTTACTAATTTTCCTGACCAGATCGAGTAAAAATTTGAGCAATTCCCTGCGGTTTGCTCTGGGTCGCGGTCAAGATGTCTATTCTCTGCATAATAGTAACTAG
- the moaC gene encoding cyclic pyranopterin monophosphate synthase MoaC: MQDPFPKNSANLTHLDGQGQAQMVDVSDKVQTIRQAVAEAQVRMLPATLAAIQAGNTPKGDVLATARLAGIMAAKQTANLIPLCHPLPLQKVAVEITPDPQLPGYQIRATVKTKAETGVEMEALTAVSIAALTLYDMAKALEKSMQIESIRLVSKTGGKSGDYFPPAP, translated from the coding sequence ATGCAAGACCCTTTTCCCAAAAATTCTGCAAATCTGACTCATCTCGATGGCCAGGGACAAGCACAGATGGTAGATGTGTCTGATAAAGTACAAACGATTCGGCAAGCAGTGGCTGAGGCTCAAGTGCGGATGCTACCAGCGACTTTAGCCGCCATCCAAGCTGGTAACACACCTAAAGGTGATGTTTTAGCCACTGCTAGACTAGCCGGGATTATGGCTGCTAAACAAACAGCAAATTTGATTCCCCTGTGTCATCCTTTGCCATTACAAAAAGTTGCGGTCGAGATTACGCCAGACCCCCAACTTCCTGGTTATCAAATACGAGCCACAGTCAAAACTAAAGCCGAAACTGGTGTGGAAATGGAAGCTTTAACTGCCGTTTCTATTGCTGCTTTAACTTTGTATGATATGGCAAAAGCTCTAGAAAAATCGATGCAAATTGAATCAATTAGATTAGTTAGTAAAACTGGTGGAAAATCAGGAGATTATTTTCCACCAGCACCATAA
- a CDS encoding DUF2795 domain-containing protein, producing MAKANPVQIQKHLKGIDYPASKQELIQHAQQQGADQKIISLLDQLPEDEEYENPTDVNKAIGEID from the coding sequence ATGGCTAAAGCTAACCCAGTGCAAATTCAAAAACACTTAAAAGGTATTGACTATCCTGCTAGTAAGCAAGAGCTAATTCAGCACGCTCAACAGCAGGGAGCCGATCAAAAAATAATTTCCCTGTTAGATCAATTACCAGAAGATGAGGAATATGAAAATCCCACAGATGTAAACAAAGCTATAGGTGAAATAGATTAA
- a CDS encoding GAF domain-containing protein has translation MFILENDPLEAGRVYKSTGALPKNILRSTVYRAWERSHLQGANPHSLQAEKLSSLETERLVEQQSYLLNVVRPYFQILSQAAGKEPHAVMLGDRQAILLGLTGDEQTINSESFPAAGSLLSESVAGANGIGTPLAEEDYVEIIASEHFIEGFHPFTCQGIPLRNEKQEIVGVLSISSQRQDAGQRLKEILLCASRAVEAEFLIANLKKDIHHVLTSNPEEYQPLEELRQDIIQAHHAARLKLEVSSRMVAVNRLDYAKHLLQQAEKSIRIFQRHAAIWRSLASSDVGSVETISLTDTIQDFVELLSTEANIRKIEVVTNWQEPIIVITEPATLLRRLLRYFLQSFEKAGKGGTLEVAAQRAANSQVVLVSFLPIATLNTYPLEPTPLIFSIPIKN, from the coding sequence ATGTTCATTTTAGAGAATGATCCACTAGAAGCAGGGCGTGTATATAAAAGTACAGGAGCGCTACCCAAGAATATATTACGCTCAACAGTTTATCGAGCGTGGGAAAGATCCCATCTGCAAGGAGCTAATCCTCACTCGTTACAAGCGGAAAAACTTTCAAGTTTGGAGACAGAACGTTTAGTAGAGCAGCAGAGTTATTTGCTCAATGTTGTGCGTCCTTATTTCCAAATTTTATCCCAGGCAGCTGGTAAAGAACCTCATGCAGTTATGTTAGGCGATCGCCAAGCTATTTTGCTGGGTTTAACAGGTGATGAACAAACTATCAACTCAGAATCTTTTCCTGCTGCTGGTTCTTTATTATCTGAAAGTGTAGCTGGCGCTAATGGCATCGGTACACCCCTAGCAGAAGAAGATTATGTAGAAATTATCGCCAGCGAGCATTTTATTGAAGGCTTCCATCCTTTTACCTGTCAGGGTATCCCTTTGCGTAATGAAAAACAGGAAATTGTCGGAGTATTGAGTATCTCCTCACAACGTCAGGATGCAGGACAACGACTCAAAGAAATTTTATTGTGTGCGTCTCGTGCTGTCGAGGCAGAATTCCTAATAGCAAACCTAAAAAAAGATATTCATCATGTACTAACCTCTAATCCTGAGGAATATCAACCATTAGAAGAATTGCGTCAAGATATTATCCAAGCACATCATGCTGCACGCTTAAAATTGGAAGTTAGCTCTCGGATGGTGGCGGTGAATCGTCTAGATTATGCCAAACATCTGCTGCAACAAGCAGAAAAATCGATTCGGATATTTCAACGCCATGCCGCAATTTGGCGTAGTTTAGCTTCTAGTGATGTTGGTTCAGTGGAAACTATCTCCTTAACTGACACCATCCAAGATTTTGTGGAGTTATTATCCACAGAAGCTAACATCCGCAAGATAGAGGTTGTGACGAACTGGCAAGAGCCAATTATAGTTATTACCGAACCAGCAACTCTGTTACGCCGTTTGTTACGTTATTTTTTGCAATCTTTCGAGAAAGCAGGTAAAGGGGGAACACTAGAGGTGGCTGCTCAGAGGGCGGCAAATTCCCAAGTTGTCCTAGTGAGTTTTCTGCCTATTGCAACCTTAAATACATATCCATTAGAACCAACTCCATTAATTTTTTCCATACCAATAAAAAATTAA
- a CDS encoding response regulator, whose protein sequence is MNNQSLARGKVLIADDDEDSRMMLSFVLQEEGWEVYEACNGKEALEKVIEEKPDLLILDNRMPELSGVEVYQYLQAEGIHIAVVLATAYGYLDELASSLGVEHFIHKPYEIPALLKMVESAYAHSRN, encoded by the coding sequence ATGAACAATCAAAGTTTAGCAAGAGGCAAAGTTTTAATAGCTGATGACGATGAAGATAGCCGAATGATGCTCTCTTTTGTATTACAGGAAGAAGGCTGGGAAGTTTACGAGGCTTGTAACGGCAAAGAAGCTCTAGAAAAAGTAATTGAAGAGAAACCGGATTTGTTGATCTTAGATAATAGAATGCCAGAGTTAAGTGGTGTTGAAGTGTATCAATATCTACAAGCAGAAGGTATTCACATAGCAGTTGTCTTAGCTACAGCATACGGTTATTTGGACGAATTAGCTTCATCCTTGGGGGTGGAGCATTTTATTCATAAACCCTATGAGATTCCCGCGTTACTGAAAATGGTGGAGTCTGCTTACGCTCACTCTCGTAACTAA
- a CDS encoding DUF3181 family protein: protein MAKTNTTELLEALAAEIGESVYIDIAKWHLYLGDAKLHTVVAEQLYPLITSNSVNEDRVIKVLESIPVKIGGGRRELPLFDLLPLQCQVSLVDILEKYQREI from the coding sequence ATGGCTAAGACTAATACGACAGAATTGCTAGAAGCCCTAGCGGCGGAAATTGGCGAAAGTGTTTATATAGATATTGCCAAATGGCATCTATATTTAGGTGATGCCAAACTGCATACTGTTGTCGCTGAACAGTTATATCCCTTAATTACTTCTAACTCAGTCAATGAAGACAGAGTTATCAAAGTACTAGAATCTATTCCTGTAAAAATTGGTGGTGGTAGGCGAGAATTACCTTTATTTGATTTATTACCACTGCAATGTCAGGTAAGTCTGGTGGATATTTTAGAAAAATATCAACGCGAAATATAA
- a CDS encoding ABA4-like family protein, with translation MNITQLFNIANVFVLPFWALMILLPNWKVTRRVMESYLIFLPLAGAYLYLFITSITPENAQALSNPQLADIARFFADETAAATGWIHFLVMDLFVGRWIYWEGQKTGIWTIHSLTLCLFAGPLGVLSHIFTYWITKAISPKLSSSDIAKSPEQAAS, from the coding sequence ATGAACATCACACAACTATTTAACATCGCTAATGTTTTCGTCTTGCCATTTTGGGCATTAATGATTCTTCTCCCCAACTGGAAAGTCACACGGCGGGTAATGGAATCATATCTAATCTTTTTGCCCTTAGCTGGAGCATACCTGTATTTATTTATCACCAGCATTACTCCAGAAAATGCCCAAGCTTTATCTAATCCCCAATTAGCAGACATCGCTCGTTTCTTTGCCGACGAAACAGCAGCCGCAACTGGTTGGATTCATTTTCTGGTGATGGATTTATTTGTCGGTCGCTGGATATATTGGGAAGGGCAGAAAACAGGGATTTGGACAATTCATTCCTTAACACTTTGTTTATTTGCAGGCCCCTTAGGCGTTTTATCCCATATTTTTACTTACTGGATTACTAAAGCAATTTCTCCCAAATTATCAAGTAGTGATATAGCTAAATCACCAGAACAAGCTGCTTCTTAA
- the cobW gene encoding cobalamin biosynthesis protein CobW, with product MAQKIPVTVITGFLGSGKTSLIRHLLQNNAGRRIAVLVNEFGELGIDGDLLKSCQVCPEDEDGGSNIFELTNGCLCCTVQEEFLPTMQELLKRRDSIDCIVIETSGLALPKPLVKAFRWQEIRNAATVDAVVTVVDCAAVASGTFASDLEAIAIQRQADDSLEHETPLQELFEDQLACADLVVLSKTDLVDAETKSQVEELVKQELPRVVKMVESDRGQLDPSILLGFQAAVEDNLDSRPSHHDTEEDHDHDDDITSTHLILDRDFDPEKLQQQLQTLTNQQEIYRIKGFVAVPNKPMRLVMQGVGNRFDKFYDRPWQPQEARQTRLVFIGRDLNSTEIESQLVAL from the coding sequence ATGGCTCAAAAAATTCCAGTCACCGTAATTACAGGCTTTTTAGGTAGTGGTAAAACCAGCCTCATTCGCCACCTACTGCAAAATAACGCAGGCCGACGCATAGCAGTTTTAGTCAACGAGTTTGGCGAACTTGGTATAGATGGCGACTTGTTAAAATCCTGCCAAGTTTGTCCCGAAGATGAGGATGGCGGGAGTAATATTTTTGAATTAACTAATGGCTGTTTATGCTGCACCGTCCAAGAAGAGTTTTTACCGACGATGCAGGAATTACTCAAACGAAGAGATAGCATAGACTGTATTGTGATTGAAACCTCTGGTTTAGCCTTACCCAAACCATTGGTAAAAGCTTTTCGCTGGCAAGAAATCCGCAACGCTGCAACTGTGGATGCAGTGGTAACAGTGGTAGATTGTGCGGCCGTTGCATCAGGAACCTTTGCCAGTGATTTAGAAGCGATCGCCATCCAACGCCAAGCCGATGATAGTCTAGAACATGAAACACCATTGCAAGAATTGTTTGAAGACCAGCTAGCTTGTGCAGATTTGGTAGTTTTAAGCAAAACTGATTTAGTTGATGCCGAAACAAAATCACAAGTCGAGGAATTAGTCAAGCAAGAACTCCCCAGAGTGGTGAAAATGGTGGAGAGCGATCGCGGTCAACTCGACCCATCTATACTATTAGGATTCCAAGCTGCCGTGGAAGACAACCTAGATAGTCGCCCCAGTCATCACGACACCGAAGAAGACCACGACCACGACGACGATATCACCTCAACTCACCTCATTTTAGACCGGGATTTTGACCCGGAAAAGTTGCAACAACAACTGCAAACACTGACCAACCAACAAGAAATTTACCGCATCAAAGGCTTTGTCGCCGTTCCCAACAAACCCATGCGCCTAGTTATGCAAGGCGTAGGTAACAGATTTGACAAATTTTACGACCGCCCTTGGCAACCACAAGAAGCCAGACAAACTCGTTTAGTTTTTATCGGTCGTGATTTAAATTCAACAGAAATAGAATCGCAACTGGTAGCTTTGTAA
- a CDS encoding YihY/virulence factor BrkB family protein — MNLKAIWQLFQEALQEWNDDKASRLAAALAYYTVFSIAPLLIIVIAIAGAVFGEEAARGEIVQQIQGLVGRDGAEFIETAIQNVDRPKTGTIASLISIALLLLGATGVFIELQDSLNTIWEVQPKPGRGVKGIFRQRFLSFGMVLGIGFLLLVSLVISTVLSTLVNYFGGLLPGVDFLWQLVNFIISFAITTLLFALIFKVLPDVRITWNDVLVGAILTSILFSIGRFLLGQYLGNAGFGSAYGAAGSVVLILAWVYYTAQILFFGAEFTQVYARKYGRRIVPTRHAMPLNDTNSGNRH, encoded by the coding sequence ATGAACTTAAAAGCGATTTGGCAACTTTTTCAAGAGGCGTTGCAAGAGTGGAATGATGATAAAGCCTCACGTTTGGCAGCTGCATTAGCTTACTATACGGTGTTTTCTATCGCACCTTTGTTGATTATTGTCATTGCGATCGCCGGTGCAGTATTTGGAGAAGAAGCTGCTAGGGGCGAAATTGTGCAGCAAATTCAAGGTTTAGTAGGTAGAGATGGGGCAGAGTTTATTGAAACTGCTATTCAAAACGTAGATAGGCCAAAGACGGGTACGATAGCTTCTCTTATTAGTATTGCTCTTTTATTATTGGGTGCGACTGGTGTTTTTATCGAGTTACAAGACTCCCTCAACACCATTTGGGAAGTACAACCAAAACCAGGACGCGGTGTCAAGGGTATTTTTCGCCAGCGTTTTTTATCTTTTGGCATGGTTTTAGGTATTGGCTTCTTGCTGTTAGTTTCTCTGGTAATTAGTACTGTATTATCAACGCTAGTTAATTATTTTGGTGGTTTACTACCGGGTGTAGATTTTCTTTGGCAATTGGTTAACTTTATTATTTCTTTTGCCATCACTACGTTGCTGTTTGCATTAATTTTCAAGGTTTTACCAGATGTCAGAATTACTTGGAATGATGTTTTAGTTGGTGCAATTCTTACCTCAATTTTATTTTCTATCGGTAGATTTTTATTAGGACAATATTTAGGTAATGCTGGTTTTGGTTCAGCCTATGGCGCAGCTGGTTCAGTCGTGTTGATTTTAGCTTGGGTTTACTATACTGCCCAAATTCTCTTTTTCGGTGCTGAGTTTACCCAGGTTTATGCCAGAAAATACGGCAGACGTATTGTTCCAACTCGTCACGCTATGCCTTTAAATGATACAAATTCGGGAAATCGGCATTAG
- a CDS encoding DUF421 domain-containing protein: protein MMNWFSINWHAIFVPSISILELVIRGSLVYLALFSVLRLLPSRQMGTLGITDLLVVVLFAEAAQNAMASNYTSITEGAILVGTVIFWSYFLNWLGYKLPIVQRFLNPPPLLLVKNGKTIERHLQRELITEDELKSKLRQQGVEFLADVKLAYMEADGSISIITSESKLVARE, encoded by the coding sequence ATGATGAATTGGTTTTCTATAAATTGGCACGCTATTTTTGTGCCTAGTATCAGTATTTTAGAGCTTGTAATCCGGGGATCATTGGTTTATTTGGCTCTTTTTTCTGTGCTGCGCTTGCTGCCTAGTAGACAGATGGGAACTTTAGGAATTACGGATTTGCTCGTAGTTGTGCTATTTGCTGAAGCTGCTCAAAATGCGATGGCAAGTAACTATACATCGATTACTGAAGGAGCAATTCTTGTCGGAACTGTCATTTTTTGGAGCTATTTTCTTAACTGGTTAGGTTATAAACTTCCGATAGTTCAACGTTTCTTAAATCCACCACCATTACTGTTAGTAAAAAATGGTAAGACGATTGAACGGCATTTGCAACGAGAATTAATTACAGAAGATGAGTTGAAAAGCAAGTTACGTCAGCAAGGTGTAGAATTTTTAGCCGATGTCAAGTTGGCGTATATGGAAGCTGACGGTAGCATCAGTATTATTACATCGGAGTCAAAACTGGTGGCTAGGGAATAG